Proteins co-encoded in one Streptococcus pyogenes genomic window:
- a CDS encoding HeH/LEM domain-containing protein produces MAYRVKARFFDLLDNSFLYEVGDSFPRKGYEPSKERLESLLSSNNTEHKPFIEVSGNGNSLDGLKVDELKAKAAELGIELPSNAKKAEIIELLQAHI; encoded by the coding sequence ATGGCTTATAGAGTAAAAGCACGTTTTTTTGATTTGCTTGACAATAGCTTTTTGTACGAGGTTGGCGACAGCTTTCCTCGCAAAGGCTATGAGCCAAGCAAAGAGCGCTTAGAAAGCTTGTTATCTAGCAACAATACAGAACATAAACCATTTATTGAGGTGTCAGGTAATGGCAATAGCTTAGATGGTTTAAAAGTGGATGAGTTAAAAGCTAAAGCGGCAGAGCTAGGAATCGAACTCCCAAGTAATGCTAAAAAAGCTGAAATCATCGAATTACTGCAAGCACACATCTAG
- a CDS encoding DUF4355 domain-containing protein, whose protein sequence is MENEEILEQSGAQEEAKEQTFDDILSDPKKQAEFDKRVAKAIDTARNKWVAETEEKENEAKRLAKMNAEQKAQHEKAKLEARIAELEAERTLSEMKSAARTMLSEANINISDALLSQLVSTDADKTKNAVEAFSEAFSEAIEKEVKERLKSPTPKKSNGNTGLTKEQILAVKDTAERQKLIAENIGLFQ, encoded by the coding sequence ATGGAAAACGAAGAAATCCTAGAACAATCTGGTGCACAAGAAGAAGCTAAGGAGCAAACGTTTGACGATATTTTGTCAGACCCTAAAAAGCAAGCTGAATTTGACAAGCGTGTGGCTAAGGCTATTGATACTGCACGAAATAAATGGGTGGCTGAGACTGAAGAAAAAGAAAACGAAGCTAAGAGACTTGCAAAAATGAATGCTGAACAAAAAGCACAGCACGAAAAAGCAAAACTTGAAGCACGCATTGCAGAGCTAGAAGCTGAACGTACATTGTCAGAAATGAAGAGTGCTGCTCGCACAATGCTATCAGAAGCTAATATCAACATCTCTGACGCACTTTTATCGCAATTGGTATCTACTGATGCAGATAAAACCAAAAATGCAGTAGAAGCGTTTTCTGAGGCATTTTCCGAAGCAATCGAAAAAGAAGTCAAAGAACGCCTTAAATCGCCAACACCTAAAAAATCAAATGGCAATACTGGACTGACAAAAGAACAAATTTTAGCAGTCAAAGATACTGCGGAACGACAAAAACTCATTGCCGAAAATATCGGCCTATTCCAATAA
- a CDS encoding minor capsid protein: MAKTPQQYWNERQKQLWANLETSERALQTKLSKYYADEAKSLEKEIGAYFSKYGKDNVIEYRNLLQQLSKADKDLLYRDCERFAKKYPQRADLMPVRTSIYKLDRLQGLELSIKIQQLEIGAIEEAELTKHLTTAFKKGYQETAKTIGFQADKVSAELFVNNDWTGKGDFSSSIWSNKDKLVDYLTNDFKTAIIRGDSFDKVVKQMSERFTVRSQSDITRLIMTEGTYVNNQAMMAPFEDSDDFEEYEFVSVLDSSTSSICRGLDGHKFKLKDRQVGVNFPPMHANCRSTFAMVIPDDYLER, from the coding sequence ATGGCCAAGACACCACAACAGTATTGGAATGAGCGCCAGAAGCAACTATGGGCTAATTTAGAGACGTCAGAGCGCGCTTTACAGACTAAGCTTAGCAAATATTACGCTGATGAAGCAAAGTCCTTAGAAAAGGAAATAGGGGCTTATTTTAGCAAGTATGGAAAAGACAACGTTATTGAATATCGAAATCTTTTGCAGCAGTTATCTAAAGCTGATAAAGACTTGCTTTATCGAGATTGTGAGCGATTTGCTAAAAAATATCCACAACGTGCTGATTTAATGCCTGTCAGGACCTCTATTTATAAATTAGATAGACTGCAAGGACTAGAATTAAGCATTAAAATACAACAGTTGGAAATAGGTGCTATCGAAGAGGCGGAATTGACTAAGCATTTAACGACAGCCTTTAAAAAAGGTTATCAAGAAACCGCTAAAACAATTGGTTTCCAAGCGGATAAAGTATCCGCTGAGCTGTTTGTTAACAATGATTGGACAGGCAAAGGTGATTTTAGCTCAAGTATTTGGTCTAACAAAGATAAGCTTGTCGATTATCTAACAAATGACTTTAAGACGGCAATTATCAGGGGAGATAGCTTTGATAAAGTCGTTAAACAGATGTCAGAGCGTTTTACTGTACGTTCGCAGTCGGATATTACACGGCTGATCATGACAGAAGGGACTTATGTCAATAATCAAGCGATGATGGCACCGTTTGAGGATAGTGACGACTTTGAGGAGTACGAATTTGTCTCGGTTTTAGATAGCTCTACTAGCTCAATTTGCAGAGGATTAGACGGTCATAAATTTAAACTTAAAGATAGACAGGTTGGGGTTAACTTCCCGCCCATGCACGCTAACTGTCGCAGCACATTTGCTATGGTTATTCCAGATGATTATTTAGAGAGGTAA